One Deltaproteobacteria bacterium DNA window includes the following coding sequences:
- a CDS encoding aldehyde dehydrogenase family protein, with amino-acid sequence MKMFLAGEWVDRPRMQEVGNPYDDSVIDSVPKAGRDDVDRALAFAERGAAVMARMTAYERWKVLTRAAALMAERVDELGTLISAEEGKILAEGKGEVRRAVETMTASAEEAKRIHGETVPLDADPSGAGKLAFTLRVPCGVVVAIGPFNFPLNLLCHKVGPAIAAGNAVVIKPASDTPLSGLKLTEILLEAGLPPEGVQCLTGSGGEIGDPLVADPRVRKITFTGSREVGENICRVAGIKKVTMELGSNCPLIVMPDADLDKVAAAVAATGYANAGQVCISTQRVLTDRRVYGDFLGVLAPKVEALAVGSQLDTATQVGPMIKEAEAARVEEWVNEAVGEGARVLAGGSRNGAVYAPTVVADVSRDMRLSRDELFGPAVAVTPFASIDEAIELANDTVFGLSAGIFTQNIDWAMRFAREVESGNLHVNWGPQWRADVMPYGGLKESGFGKEGPRYAVEEMTELKTVVFHL; translated from the coding sequence ATGAAGATGTTTCTTGCCGGAGAGTGGGTCGATCGCCCGAGGATGCAGGAGGTCGGCAACCCGTATGATGATTCCGTCATCGACAGCGTGCCCAAGGCCGGACGCGACGACGTGGACCGGGCGCTGGCCTTCGCCGAGCGCGGTGCCGCCGTCATGGCACGCATGACCGCGTACGAGCGCTGGAAGGTGCTCACCCGGGCGGCGGCCCTGATGGCGGAGCGGGTGGACGAGCTGGGTACGCTCATTTCCGCGGAGGAAGGCAAGATCCTGGCGGAAGGCAAGGGCGAGGTGCGCCGCGCGGTGGAGACCATGACCGCTTCGGCCGAGGAGGCCAAACGGATTCACGGCGAGACCGTGCCGCTGGACGCGGACCCCTCGGGCGCGGGCAAGCTGGCGTTCACGCTGCGCGTCCCGTGCGGCGTGGTGGTGGCCATCGGCCCCTTCAACTTCCCGCTCAACCTGTTGTGCCACAAGGTCGGCCCGGCCATCGCCGCGGGCAACGCGGTGGTCATCAAGCCGGCTTCGGATACGCCGCTGTCGGGGCTCAAGCTGACCGAGATCCTGCTCGAGGCCGGGTTGCCGCCCGAGGGCGTCCAGTGCCTCACCGGCTCCGGCGGCGAGATCGGCGATCCGCTGGTGGCGGACCCGCGCGTGCGCAAGATCACGTTCACCGGCAGCCGCGAGGTGGGCGAGAACATCTGTCGCGTGGCGGGGATCAAGAAAGTCACCATGGAGCTGGGCTCCAACTGCCCGCTCATCGTGATGCCGGACGCGGACCTGGACAAGGTGGCCGCGGCGGTGGCTGCGACGGGTTACGCCAACGCCGGCCAGGTGTGCATCTCCACTCAGCGCGTGCTCACCGACCGGCGCGTCTACGGCGACTTCCTCGGCGTGCTGGCGCCGAAGGTCGAGGCCTTGGCCGTCGGCAGCCAGCTCGACACCGCCACGCAGGTGGGTCCCATGATCAAGGAAGCCGAAGCCGCGAGGGTGGAGGAATGGGTCAACGAGGCCGTGGGCGAGGGTGCCCGCGTGCTGGCGGGGGGCTCGCGCAACGGCGCGGTGTACGCGCCCACGGTGGTGGCCGACGTTTCCCGCGACATGCGGCTCTCGCGTGACGAGCTCTTTGGGCCGGCTGTCGCGGTGACGCCTTTCGCGTCCATCGACGAAGCCATCGAATTGGCCAACGATACCGTCTTCGGCCTTTCAGCGGGAATCTTCACCCAGAACATCGACTGGGCCATGCGCTTCGCCCGCGAGGTGGAGTCCGGCAACCTGCATGTCAACTGGGGGCCCCAGTGGCGCGCCGACGTGATGCCCTACGGCGGCCTCAAGGAGTCGGGTTTCGGCAAGGAAGGGCCGCGCTACGCCGTCGAGGAGATGACCGAGCTCAAGACGGTGGTCTTCCACCTGTAG
- the rph gene encoding ribonuclease PH: MRADGRGQEELRAINITPGFIKHADGSALIEMGDTRVICTAALEDRVPPFLRKTGRGWITAEYGMLPSSSPVRIPREASRVGGRTHEIQRLIGRSLRSVADLGCLGERTVWLDCDVIQADGGTRTASVTGAYVALACALRGWTARKTVPERLLKDSVAAVSVGVVDGEAVLDLNAAEDNGAEVDMNFVMTGSGKFVEVQGTAEKQPFSAEQLNRLIGLARTGIGRILEMQQRVLQEWRAPS; encoded by the coding sequence ATGCGAGCGGACGGACGCGGACAGGAGGAGCTGCGCGCGATCAACATCACGCCGGGCTTCATCAAGCACGCCGACGGCTCGGCGTTGATCGAGATGGGCGATACGCGGGTCATCTGCACCGCCGCCCTGGAGGACCGCGTGCCGCCCTTCCTGCGCAAGACCGGCAGGGGCTGGATCACGGCGGAATACGGCATGCTGCCGTCGTCGTCGCCCGTGCGCATTCCGCGGGAGGCTTCGCGCGTGGGCGGCCGCACCCACGAGATCCAGCGGCTCATCGGCCGCAGCCTGCGCTCCGTGGCGGACCTGGGCTGCCTGGGCGAGCGCACGGTGTGGCTCGACTGCGACGTCATCCAGGCCGACGGCGGCACGCGCACGGCCTCCGTCACCGGCGCCTACGTGGCCCTGGCGTGCGCCCTCCGGGGCTGGACGGCGCGCAAAACCGTCCCCGAGCGCCTGCTCAAGGACAGCGTGGCCGCGGTCAGCGTCGGGGTGGTCGACGGGGAGGCGGTGCTGGACCTGAACGCGGCGGAAGACAACGGCGCCGAGGTGGACATGAACTTCGTGATGACCGGGTCGGGGAAGTTCGTGGAGGTGCAGGGGACGGCCGAGAAACAGCCCTTCAGCGCGGAGCAGCTCAACCGTTTGATCGGCCTGGCGCGGACCGGCATCGGACGCATCCTCGAAATGCAGCAGCGCGTGCTCCAGGAGTGGCGCGCGCCGTCGTAA
- the tig gene encoding trigger factor, protein MAEAHTGMKCDIEVLTPTQRKLRVEVPADRVAKTFSRIYREFGRRAKVRGFRAGKVPQQVLRGLYGADIQAQALSEIVEASLGEAVKEQGLDPVAEPRLDAGDLSEAQPFTFSAVMEVRPDIELGNYRGIALNRPRVDVDDEQVERTLEAFRERHAQLEPVEEREQVEDGDYVFIDFAGTVDGEAFPGGSAENFAVDIGAGKALPEFERGLVGMKKGVPGTLVVDFPADSADSGLAGRKAEFTVTVRDIRRKDLPPLDDDFAQDYGECESLEELRDKVRAQLQDEVERFQNTRLQDEIVEHLLDAHSVDTPPSMVERELSYLVRRAATEREPAGTDAPAPTTEELREELTPAAERRVRASLLIDEIASAEGITVSEEEVDGRIDAVARAGGERAASVREHYRQDWARATLQSQMVADKTLDFLLEQAAVTVVEPSDPSETT, encoded by the coding sequence ATGGCAGAAGCCCATACAGGCATGAAGTGTGACATCGAGGTCTTGACGCCCACGCAGCGAAAGCTGCGCGTGGAGGTCCCGGCGGATCGTGTGGCCAAGACGTTCTCCCGCATCTACCGTGAGTTCGGGCGCCGCGCGAAGGTGCGCGGGTTTCGCGCGGGCAAGGTGCCGCAACAGGTCCTGCGCGGGCTGTACGGCGCCGACATCCAGGCGCAGGCGCTGTCCGAGATCGTCGAGGCCTCGCTCGGCGAGGCGGTGAAGGAACAGGGCCTCGATCCCGTCGCGGAGCCGCGGCTCGACGCCGGCGACCTGTCCGAGGCGCAGCCGTTCACGTTCTCCGCCGTGATGGAGGTGAGGCCGGACATCGAGTTGGGAAACTATCGCGGCATTGCGCTCAACCGGCCGCGCGTCGACGTGGACGACGAGCAGGTGGAACGGACGCTGGAGGCCTTTCGGGAGCGCCATGCCCAACTCGAGCCCGTGGAGGAACGGGAGCAGGTGGAGGACGGGGACTACGTGTTCATCGACTTCGCCGGCACGGTGGACGGCGAGGCGTTTCCCGGCGGCTCGGCGGAGAACTTCGCGGTGGACATCGGCGCGGGCAAGGCCTTGCCCGAGTTCGAGCGTGGACTGGTTGGGATGAAGAAGGGCGTGCCGGGGACCCTCGTGGTGGACTTCCCGGCGGATTCAGCCGACTCCGGGCTGGCGGGGCGGAAAGCGGAGTTCACGGTGACGGTGCGCGACATCCGGCGCAAGGATCTGCCGCCGCTGGACGACGACTTCGCCCAGGACTATGGCGAGTGCGAGTCCCTGGAGGAGTTGCGCGACAAGGTGCGCGCGCAGTTGCAGGACGAGGTCGAGCGGTTTCAGAACACCCGGTTGCAGGACGAGATCGTGGAACATCTCCTGGACGCGCACTCGGTGGACACGCCCCCTTCCATGGTGGAGCGGGAGCTGTCGTATCTCGTGCGGCGGGCCGCGACCGAAAGGGAGCCGGCGGGGACGGATGCGCCCGCGCCCACCACGGAAGAGCTTCGGGAGGAGTTGACGCCCGCGGCTGAACGCCGGGTTCGGGCCTCCTTGCTCATCGATGAGATCGCCTCCGCCGAGGGTATCACGGTTTCCGAGGAGGAAGTCGACGGGCGCATCGACGCCGTGGCGCGGGCCGGTGGCGAGCGGGCAGCCTCGGTGCGCGAGCATTACCGTCAGGACTGGGCAAGGGCCACGCTCCAGTCCCAGATGGTTGCCGACAAGACGCTGGACTTCCTCCTGGAGCAGGCCGCGGTGACGGTGGTGGAGCCGTCGGATCCGTCGGAAACAACTTGA